A stretch of Acidobacteriota bacterium DNA encodes these proteins:
- a CDS encoding STAS domain-containing protein: MKIAVRQKEGVTILEPTGKITIGAGDVALRSAVHEAMEAGARRLLLNLEGVTTIDSSGIGEMVSAYTTVTNRGGRLALMNLPAKVTDILQITQLITVFDVYDNEAEAVEALKP; the protein is encoded by the coding sequence ATGAAGATCGCAGTCAGGCAGAAGGAAGGTGTGACGATCCTCGAGCCCACGGGCAAGATCACCATCGGGGCCGGAGACGTGGCGCTCCGCTCGGCGGTGCACGAGGCCATGGAGGCCGGGGCGCGCCGTCTCCTGCTCAATCTGGAGGGGGTGACCACCATCGATTCCTCCGGCATCGGCGAGATGGTCTCCGCCTACACCACGGTGACCAACCGCGGCGGCAGGCTCGCGCTGATGAATCTCCCCGCCAAGGTCACGGACATCCTGCAGATCACCCAGCTGATCACCGTTTTCGACGTCTACGACAACGAGGCCGAAGCCGTCGAAGCGCTGAAGCCGTAA
- a CDS encoding ATP-binding protein — MNPEQHRFHVTIASRFENIDLVQVVLQDALENLNVSEDTLHWVDLAVREAVANAIRHGNQQDPAKKVDVDFELDGDEVVIRVQDEGEGFIPEEVPDPLAAENLLRPGGRGLLYMRNSMDAIDCGPCSDGGTVVTLRKRIQRKPEGEGQLQEESDS, encoded by the coding sequence ATGAATCCGGAGCAACATAGATTTCACGTCACCATCGCGAGCCGATTCGAGAACATCGATTTGGTTCAGGTGGTGCTCCAGGATGCCCTGGAAAATCTGAACGTTTCGGAGGACACACTGCATTGGGTGGATCTGGCGGTGCGCGAGGCGGTGGCCAACGCCATCCGTCACGGCAATCAGCAGGATCCGGCCAAGAAGGTAGACGTAGATTTCGAGCTCGACGGGGACGAGGTGGTCATCCGCGTACAGGACGAGGGTGAAGGCTTTATCCCGGAGGAGGTCCCGGATCCGCTGGCGGCGGAGAATCTTCTGCGCCCCGGAGGCCGTGGACTCTTGTACATGCGCAACAGCATGGACGCTATCGACTGTGGGCCTTGCTCCGACGGTGGCACGGTGGTGACGCTGAGGAAGCGGATCCAGCGCAAGCCGGAGGGCGAGGGGCAGTTACAGGAGGAATCCGATTCATGA
- a CDS encoding CPBP family intramembrane glutamic endopeptidase, translated as MSFDLLLRTALPMIPALAVAMLVDLATVRRGLTPPGYYLPLRRSAMTALLALLFYIGLFSPLAWLDQAGEMDPSALTTPELFALHVVILVTLLLWFVLGYGSRETSQGGPLTELVRQCGLRSQDPATDLRVGVGGGLLLWGAVLAMMMAVAALLSLGKGESLVPTEAPPLVVYMAGLPVLVRVGLSLSAGVVEEIFFRGFLQPRVGIAISGLLFVLAHASYDQPFMLLGVALLSLGFARMTQLRGSVWPAIIAHTLFDAVQLLWLIPWQVAGAPQPAANAAAALLGMAP; from the coding sequence ATGTCCTTCGATCTACTCCTGCGCACCGCTCTGCCCATGATCCCCGCGCTGGCGGTGGCGATGTTGGTGGACCTTGCCACCGTGCGCCGCGGGCTCACGCCGCCGGGCTACTATCTGCCGCTGCGCCGCAGCGCCATGACGGCGTTGCTGGCGCTGCTCTTCTACATCGGCTTGTTCTCGCCCCTGGCCTGGCTCGACCAGGCCGGGGAAATGGACCCCTCCGCCCTCACCACGCCGGAGCTCTTCGCTCTTCACGTGGTCATCCTGGTGACCCTGCTGCTGTGGTTCGTCCTCGGCTACGGCTCCCGGGAGACCTCCCAAGGGGGACCCCTCACGGAGCTTGTGCGTCAGTGCGGTCTACGCTCCCAGGATCCGGCGACGGATCTGCGCGTCGGCGTCGGCGGGGGCTTGCTCCTGTGGGGCGCGGTGCTGGCGATGATGATGGCGGTGGCGGCCCTCCTCAGCTTGGGCAAGGGGGAGAGCCTGGTGCCCACCGAGGCGCCCCCGCTGGTGGTCTACATGGCCGGTCTGCCGGTGTTGGTGCGGGTGGGGCTGAGCTTGTCCGCCGGCGTGGTGGAGGAGATCTTCTTCCGCGGCTTTCTCCAACCCCGGGTGGGGATCGCCATCTCCGGCCTGCTCTTCGTGCTCGCCCACGCCAGCTATGACCAGCCCTTCATGCTCCTGGGGGTGGCCCTGCTCTCCCTCGGCTTTGCCCGCATGACCCAGCTGCGGGGCAGCGTCTGGCCGGCGATCATCGCCCACACCCTCTTCGACGCGGTGCAGCTGCTGTGGTTGATTCCTTGGCAAGTCGCCGGTGCCCCCCAGCCTGCGGCGAATGCTGCCGCGGCCTTGCTGGGGATGGCGCCGTGA